The following coding sequences lie in one Polynucleobacter sp. HIN7 genomic window:
- the rodA gene encoding rod shape-determining protein RodA → MEKSALVRLKLLLSQAFSGFDPRLGLIFLALALISFFVFLSAGQGTPVALIDQVRNLLIAFVIMWLVSQIPPKWLEIAAIWVYGIGIALLIAVALFGLVKKGARRWINVGIVIQPSEIMKIAVPLMLAWYFQKREGIRSGFDYLVAALLLALPVFLIARQPDLGTSLLVLASGLYVIILAGLPWRWIIPVVAIGTIAILLLVVFSGSICAPDVNWPLIREYQKNRVCTLLDPSSDPLGKGFHTIQAVIAVGAGGFFGKGWREGTQSHLEFIPEKHTDFVFAVFAEEFGFLGNVLLILLFFALIKRGLAISVNAPTLFTRLLGGAISMIFFTYAFVNIGMVTGLLPVVGVPLPLLSYGGTALVTLGFGAGILMSIHRHRRLVQS, encoded by the coding sequence ATGGAAAAGAGTGCCTTAGTCCGACTCAAATTATTACTCTCGCAAGCCTTTAGTGGTTTTGATCCTCGTCTGGGCCTCATTTTCTTAGCCCTTGCCCTAATTAGTTTCTTTGTCTTTTTATCGGCAGGCCAGGGAACGCCCGTAGCGCTTATCGATCAGGTCCGCAACCTGCTAATTGCCTTTGTGATTATGTGGCTGGTTTCACAGATTCCGCCCAAATGGCTAGAGATAGCTGCGATTTGGGTATACGGCATTGGCATTGCTCTGCTAATTGCTGTTGCTCTTTTTGGATTGGTTAAAAAGGGGGCAAGGCGCTGGATTAATGTTGGTATTGTGATTCAGCCATCCGAGATCATGAAGATCGCGGTACCGCTGATGCTCGCCTGGTATTTCCAGAAACGCGAGGGCATTCGTTCGGGGTTTGATTATTTAGTGGCAGCGCTATTGTTGGCCTTACCAGTATTTTTGATTGCCCGTCAACCTGATTTAGGAACCTCTTTGTTGGTGCTTGCCTCTGGCCTTTATGTGATTATTTTGGCGGGCCTTCCTTGGCGTTGGATCATTCCTGTGGTGGCGATTGGCACAATTGCGATTCTTTTATTAGTTGTATTTAGTGGCAGCATTTGTGCTCCTGACGTCAATTGGCCATTGATTCGGGAGTATCAAAAAAATAGGGTTTGTACATTGCTAGACCCATCAAGCGATCCCCTTGGAAAGGGCTTTCATACCATTCAGGCCGTCATTGCGGTTGGTGCTGGTGGGTTTTTTGGCAAAGGCTGGCGCGAAGGAACTCAATCTCATTTGGAGTTTATTCCTGAAAAACATACTGACTTTGTGTTTGCCGTTTTTGCTGAAGAGTTTGGATTTCTTGGCAATGTTCTTTTGATCCTACTCTTTTTTGCACTGATTAAGCGTGGCTTGGCGATCTCAGTCAATGCACCTACTTTGTTTACGCGCCTCTTGGGAGGCGCTATCAGCATGATCTTTTTCACCTATGCCTTTGTCAATATCGGCATGGTCACTGGACTCCTACCCGTAGTAGGCGTCCCCCTCCCGCTCCTTAGCTATGGCGGCACAGCCCTTGTCACGCTTGGGTTTGGGGCTGGTATCTTGATGAGCATTCATCGCCATCGACGACTCGTACAAAGCTAA
- a CDS encoding HU family DNA-binding protein yields MNKADLIAAIADDAEISKAKAEYALNSAIEHIIKAVTKGDSVQLIGFGTFASGKRAARMGRNPKTGEPLKIAASKTVKFSAGKAFKDAVNKRKK; encoded by the coding sequence TTGAATAAAGCAGACTTAATCGCAGCAATTGCTGACGATGCCGAGATTTCTAAAGCAAAAGCAGAGTACGCATTGAATTCTGCTATTGAGCACATCATCAAAGCAGTAACCAAAGGTGACTCGGTGCAATTAATTGGTTTTGGAACATTTGCTTCTGGCAAACGTGCTGCTCGCATGGGCCGCAATCCAAAAACTGGTGAGCCTCTCAAAATTGCCGCTTCCAAGACTGTGAAGTTTTCTGCTGGCAAGGCATTTAAAGACGCTGTGAATAAGCGTAAAAAGTAA
- a CDS encoding c-type cytochrome: protein MMRPITASYLFSVSTLLIFPGVSLANTGESTYQQVCASCHTPGVAGAPRLGDKAKWAKLIKEGQVQITAHGYVGVRGMPAKGGKPDLSASDFAASVVYMANQAGANWNNPDDAMLKKIDAEIQRRQAQLRK from the coding sequence ATGATGCGCCCCATTACAGCTTCGTATTTATTTAGCGTCAGCACCTTGCTTATATTTCCAGGTGTCTCATTGGCCAACACGGGTGAGTCGACTTATCAGCAAGTTTGCGCCAGCTGTCATACTCCCGGAGTGGCGGGGGCTCCGAGGCTGGGCGACAAAGCAAAATGGGCAAAGCTAATTAAAGAAGGTCAGGTTCAGATTACGGCCCATGGCTACGTTGGGGTTCGTGGCATGCCCGCCAAAGGGGGAAAGCCGGATTTGAGCGCCAGTGATTTTGCGGCATCGGTTGTCTATATGGCCAATCAGGCGGGTGCAAACTGGAATAATCCAGATGATGCCATGTTGAAAAAAATCGATGCGGAAATCCAACGTCGACAGGCACAGCTTCGTAAATAG
- a CDS encoding aspartyl/asparaginyl beta-hydroxylase domain-containing protein → MRHSIFLVFLGSALFIYFRGKVRFGLLRSLTDYVVLLAPINTLIYLFSKVGRSAYLPVNQFPELQSLKDRWQIIRDEALALQDSGQIRQATGYNDIGFNSFFRTGWKRFYLYWYGKDLPSAEESCPQTVALLKSIPSIKAAMFASLPPGAKLVRHRDPYAGSLRYHLGLVTPNSPKCFIDVDGEPYYWKDGEAVVFDETYIHFAANNTEHQRIVLFCDIERPLHTKIMRSFNRWFGLQVMSAAASQNVEGESLGFVNVLFTYFYRLRMQTKKLKASHRGIYYIAKWVLIIGLIWLIFW, encoded by the coding sequence ATTCGGCATAGTATTTTTCTGGTCTTTTTGGGGTCGGCACTATTTATTTATTTTCGGGGTAAGGTACGCTTTGGTCTATTGCGCTCCCTCACTGATTATGTGGTGTTATTGGCGCCCATCAACACATTGATTTATTTGTTTTCAAAAGTAGGACGTAGCGCCTACCTACCCGTTAATCAATTCCCAGAATTACAGTCCCTAAAAGATCGCTGGCAAATCATCCGGGATGAAGCCTTGGCGCTTCAAGATAGCGGGCAAATTCGTCAAGCAACTGGCTATAACGATATTGGCTTTAATTCGTTTTTTCGTACTGGCTGGAAGCGTTTTTATTTATATTGGTACGGCAAAGATCTCCCGTCGGCCGAAGAGTCCTGCCCCCAAACAGTAGCGCTCCTTAAATCGATCCCAAGCATCAAAGCGGCTATGTTTGCTTCATTGCCGCCTGGAGCAAAATTGGTTCGCCATCGGGACCCCTATGCCGGATCATTGCGCTACCACTTAGGGCTTGTAACCCCAAACAGCCCAAAGTGTTTTATTGATGTCGATGGTGAACCCTATTATTGGAAAGATGGCGAAGCGGTTGTATTTGACGAAACCTACATCCACTTTGCGGCCAACAATACTGAACATCAACGGATTGTCTTGTTTTGCGATATTGAAAGGCCATTGCATACCAAAATCATGCGAAGCTTTAATCGCTGGTTTGGTTTACAAGTGATGAGTGCGGCAGCCTCACAAAATGTTGAGGGCGAGTCACTCGGTTTTGTGAATGTTCTCTTTACCTATTTTTATCGGCTGCGGATGCAGACCAAAAAGCTGAAGGCCTCACACCGAGGGATCTATTACATTGCTAAGTGGGTGTTAATTATTGGCCTTATTTGGTTGATTTTTTGGTAA
- a CDS encoding pseudouridine synthase has protein sequence MEKIRVSKLLSERGLCSRREADAYIEQGLVTVDGEVVQELGTRAFRHQTIELRSGAKRQQEQRLTILLNKPVGYISHLDDEEQYKPAASLIVPENQYANAPQRTERTIFKSLAPAGRLDIDSSGLLVLTQDGRIAKLLIGEDSPIEKEYLVRVCGKLSDAGLRSLQHGLSLDGKALKPAKVSWQNEDQLRFVLREGRKRQIRRMCELVGLTVVGLKRIRIGQISLGSLPSGQWRILGKEERF, from the coding sequence ATGGAAAAAATTCGGGTTTCCAAACTACTATCCGAACGTGGTTTGTGTTCAAGGCGGGAAGCAGATGCTTATATTGAACAGGGACTGGTAACCGTTGACGGAGAGGTTGTTCAAGAATTAGGTACGCGAGCCTTTCGGCATCAAACGATTGAGTTACGCTCTGGCGCTAAACGCCAACAAGAGCAACGCCTCACGATTTTGCTTAATAAGCCAGTAGGCTATATTTCGCACTTAGATGATGAAGAGCAATATAAGCCAGCAGCGTCCCTCATCGTCCCTGAAAATCAATATGCGAACGCACCTCAACGAACCGAGCGCACCATCTTTAAAAGTCTCGCCCCTGCTGGACGGCTTGATATTGATTCCTCAGGTTTATTAGTACTTACCCAAGATGGGCGGATTGCCAAGCTATTAATCGGCGAGGATAGCCCGATTGAAAAAGAGTATCTGGTTCGCGTCTGCGGCAAATTGTCGGATGCGGGTTTGCGCTCTTTGCAGCATGGGCTATCGCTTGATGGTAAGGCACTAAAACCAGCCAAAGTAAGTTGGCAAAATGAAGATCAACTTCGTTTTGTATTACGGGAAGGTCGTAAACGACAAATTCGTCGCATGTGTGAGCTCGTTGGGCTCACTGTTGTTGGTCTAAAACGAATCCGCATTGGCCAAATAAGTCTCGGATCACTGCCAAGCGGGCAGTGGCGCATCTTAGGCAAAGAAGAGCGCTTTTAG
- a CDS encoding DUF1330 domain-containing protein, which yields MSVHVIGIFKIQSPKDFDDYRAQVSATVELYGGKILRRGVCEKPFWNELNAAAFDTFVELSFSSLEDANRWAGSPEYAALLPVRERAMQLTLFPLVV from the coding sequence ATGAGCGTTCATGTCATCGGAATATTTAAAATACAGAGCCCTAAAGACTTTGATGATTATCGAGCCCAGGTTAGTGCAACGGTCGAGCTGTATGGCGGCAAGATTTTACGCAGAGGAGTTTGCGAGAAACCGTTTTGGAACGAGTTAAACGCCGCAGCTTTTGATACGTTTGTTGAGCTTAGTTTTTCAAGTCTAGAGGATGCAAACCGCTGGGCCGGCAGCCCTGAATACGCAGCATTGCTTCCAGTGCGTGAGCGAGCAATGCAATTGACACTTTTCCCCCTGGTGGTCTAA
- the can gene encoding carbonate dehydratase yields the protein MGNHNSKPDLERLFEQNRQWIESVTKADPDYFSRLVDQQNPEYLWIGCSDSRVPANQIVGLKPGEVFVHRNIANIIVHTDFNALSVIQFAIDRLKVKHIIVVGHYGCSGIAAAMNNTRIGIADNWIRHIKDVHDKHHHELCAIEEENARLDRLCELNVLEQVINIGQTNIVQDAWAKGQTISIHGCIYRLHDGLLKDLHTSISGPQELHDRYHAQLIS from the coding sequence ATGGGTAATCACAATTCAAAGCCCGATCTTGAGCGATTGTTTGAGCAAAATCGCCAGTGGATCGAATCGGTGACAAAAGCAGATCCAGATTATTTTTCACGATTGGTTGATCAGCAAAATCCTGAGTATTTATGGATTGGATGCTCGGATTCGCGGGTTCCCGCCAATCAAATCGTCGGACTTAAGCCTGGTGAGGTATTTGTTCATCGCAACATCGCGAACATTATCGTTCATACCGATTTCAATGCGCTGTCGGTCATTCAATTCGCAATTGATCGCCTAAAAGTTAAGCATATTATTGTGGTTGGCCATTACGGTTGTTCAGGAATTGCTGCTGCCATGAATAACACCCGCATTGGAATCGCCGATAACTGGATTCGACACATTAAAGATGTGCACGATAAGCATCATCATGAGCTTTGTGCCATTGAGGAGGAGAATGCTCGGTTAGATCGTCTTTGTGAGCTTAATGTATTAGAGCAAGTAATCAATATTGGACAAACTAATATTGTGCAAGATGCTTGGGCAAAAGGACAGACTATTTCAATTCATGGATGTATTTATCGATTGCATGACGGCTTACTTAAAGACCTTCATACTAGTATCTCTGGTCCCCAAGAGCTGCATGATCGATATCATGCACAGTTAATTAGTTAA
- a CDS encoding NAD-dependent epimerase/dehydratase family protein has translation MKILITGATGFIGRHLVSRLLEEGYSISGTARSEADAKSLNQRGVNTTQIDLLSTNDLQSLVRGHDCVIHCAAHVGLWGPKSLYRRLNIQLTKRLLEAATQVGVGKFIYMSCANVALNDSVPIENATEDVPICHQDSLHYAHSKAQAEQLVLSSASERFTAIALRPALVWGNGDIIDRQIGPAADRGQFGWFGHGRYPYSTCYIGNLCQAVLQVLIANVPSGAFFIRDEEQMTLREFLSARLEASGYAVPTLSIPLSIAWPLARFTENGWNYLPLKGDPPLVREAVRTMGYPFSVSMNKAKVAFDYRALYSVAEGMAVIEKGANKSLNIS, from the coding sequence ATGAAAATATTGATCACTGGCGCCACGGGATTTATTGGGCGGCATTTAGTAAGTCGCCTATTAGAGGAGGGTTACTCGATCAGTGGCACCGCCAGATCTGAGGCGGATGCGAAATCTTTAAATCAGCGTGGGGTCAATACGACCCAGATCGATCTTCTGTCGACGAATGATTTGCAATCTTTGGTTCGTGGTCACGATTGCGTGATTCATTGTGCGGCCCACGTTGGGCTATGGGGTCCCAAATCGCTCTATCGGAGGCTGAATATTCAGTTGACGAAACGACTGCTTGAGGCTGCGACTCAAGTGGGCGTTGGTAAATTTATTTACATGAGCTGTGCAAATGTGGCGCTCAATGACTCGGTGCCGATCGAAAATGCTACAGAAGACGTGCCAATTTGCCATCAAGATTCATTGCATTATGCTCACTCAAAAGCACAAGCTGAACAATTGGTGCTATCGAGCGCATCAGAGCGTTTTACCGCAATCGCATTGCGACCCGCCTTGGTTTGGGGTAATGGAGACATCATCGATCGCCAAATCGGACCCGCGGCAGATCGTGGACAGTTTGGTTGGTTTGGTCACGGTCGCTATCCCTATTCCACCTGTTATATCGGCAATTTATGCCAAGCAGTCTTGCAAGTTCTTATAGCAAATGTTCCTAGCGGAGCATTTTTTATTCGGGATGAGGAGCAAATGACCCTGCGCGAATTTCTGAGTGCACGACTTGAGGCCAGCGGCTATGCAGTACCAACCCTATCGATCCCACTATCGATTGCTTGGCCTTTGGCACGATTTACAGAAAATGGATGGAATTATTTGCCACTCAAAGGAGATCCACCACTTGTACGTGAAGCAGTGCGTACTATGGGCTATCCATTTTCCGTCTCCATGAATAAGGCAAAAGTTGCATTTGACTACCGCGCTCTATATTCGGTGGCTGAGGGGATGGCGGTAATTGAGAAGGGCGCCAATAAATCGCTGAATATTTCGTAA
- a CDS encoding DMT family transporter, protein MSIYWISLLLAGACEIGWPLGLKLADLPNMKIWGIGIAVISMALSGVLLWYSLKEIPIGTAYAVWTSIGAVGTFTLGVLVFGDPNIPIRWIGVALILLGVILLKMG, encoded by the coding sequence TTGAGTATTTACTGGATCTCACTACTTCTCGCTGGCGCTTGTGAAATAGGCTGGCCCTTAGGTTTGAAACTCGCCGATCTTCCCAATATGAAAATTTGGGGCATTGGTATTGCTGTAATCAGCATGGCCCTTAGTGGGGTGCTGCTTTGGTACTCACTAAAGGAAATTCCGATTGGAACCGCCTATGCAGTTTGGACATCGATTGGAGCTGTGGGTACGTTTACTCTCGGAGTCTTAGTTTTTGGTGACCCTAATATTCCGATTCGCTGGATTGGTGTTGCGCTAATTTTGCTTGGGGTGATCCTGCTAAAAATGGGCTGA
- a CDS encoding NAD(P)H-dependent flavin oxidoreductase produces the protein MFSFANLSIPVIQAPMAGGITTPALVSGVSNAGGLGSFGFAYSSPQMIHQDLNCVKTLTQGPINANFFIFQNVVLPDLKTVKMAIEPLQELAPDIDFSIPAQPFFPDLETQLEPVWQLQPAVLSFHFGIPPEWVMQRARALSIAIGITATSLEEALKIEQAGASFIVAQGIEAGGHRGTFEIDSPDERLSTFDLLHQLVKRCTIPVVAAGGMMNGRDIRKALDLGASAVQMGSAFLCCPESGASSEYKALLLDENPRPSIFTKGFSGRWARGIENMFTRHMDAKSTLPFPIQNTLTGQLRQAAARSHNAEHQSLWAGSAFYKARTLTVGELMKALQIEFVS, from the coding sequence ATGTTTTCATTCGCCAATCTTTCTATCCCTGTGATTCAGGCCCCAATGGCTGGGGGCATTACCACCCCAGCCTTGGTTTCGGGGGTTTCTAATGCAGGCGGTTTGGGTAGTTTTGGGTTTGCATATAGCTCCCCACAAATGATTCATCAAGATCTAAATTGTGTGAAGACCCTGACCCAGGGGCCAATTAACGCTAATTTCTTCATCTTTCAAAATGTTGTACTACCAGATCTAAAAACAGTAAAGATGGCGATAGAGCCTCTTCAAGAATTGGCGCCAGACATTGATTTCAGTATTCCAGCACAACCCTTTTTCCCCGATCTTGAAACGCAATTAGAGCCCGTTTGGCAGCTGCAGCCAGCGGTTCTTAGTTTTCATTTTGGTATCCCGCCTGAATGGGTTATGCAGCGGGCCAGGGCGCTTAGTATCGCCATCGGAATTACAGCAACCAGTCTTGAGGAGGCGCTAAAGATTGAGCAAGCGGGTGCCAGCTTTATTGTTGCTCAAGGCATTGAGGCGGGCGGCCATCGCGGAACATTTGAGATCGATAGTCCTGATGAGCGTTTATCAACATTTGATCTTTTGCATCAATTGGTCAAGCGCTGCACTATCCCGGTGGTTGCAGCCGGCGGCATGATGAATGGCCGTGATATTCGAAAGGCCTTGGATCTTGGAGCAAGTGCTGTGCAAATGGGGTCCGCATTTTTGTGTTGCCCTGAATCGGGAGCCTCTTCTGAATATAAGGCCCTTCTCTTAGACGAGAATCCGCGACCAAGTATTTTTACAAAAGGCTTCTCGGGGCGCTGGGCTCGAGGGATTGAGAATATGTTTACTCGCCACATGGATGCTAAGTCGACATTACCGTTCCCAATCCAAAATACACTCACTGGCCAATTACGCCAAGCAGCAGCCCGCTCACATAATGCAGAGCATCAGAGTCTATGGGCTGGCAGCGCTTTTTATAAAGCCCGAACTCTTACAGTTGGTGAGCTCATGAAAGCGTTGCAAATTGAGTTTGTGAGCTAG
- a CDS encoding methyltransferase domain-containing protein, giving the protein MAAHGKDIMWVPTRVDTATQMLALAQVKPGDIVYDLGSGDGVIPIQAAKRYSVRAVGIEYNPDLVALSKRNAIRENVQNLVTFKQGDIFVEDFSSATVLTLFLGESLNLRLMPTILKMKPGTRVVSNTFRMESWIPDQEVSVRSSETTIGTLNETIYLWIVPANIDGTWEFAGLPGLDKTAIRFIQKKQFFDGSITSQGKRSIAFEDGRIRGDGIRFDFESNGKKYSFNGQVNGSQMRGTLNGDPKLVVVGKRL; this is encoded by the coding sequence ATGGCCGCCCATGGAAAAGACATTATGTGGGTACCCACGAGGGTCGATACAGCAACGCAGATGCTCGCACTAGCGCAAGTAAAGCCTGGTGATATAGTCTATGACCTTGGCTCGGGTGATGGCGTCATTCCAATACAAGCAGCCAAGCGCTATAGTGTTCGTGCCGTTGGAATTGAATACAACCCCGATTTGGTTGCGCTATCAAAGCGCAATGCGATTCGTGAGAATGTACAAAACTTGGTGACCTTTAAACAGGGCGATATTTTTGTAGAAGACTTTTCATCAGCAACAGTTCTAACTTTATTTTTGGGTGAAAGCCTAAATTTAAGACTGATGCCAACGATTTTGAAGATGAAACCTGGGACTCGAGTGGTTTCCAATACATTTCGGATGGAATCTTGGATTCCTGATCAAGAGGTGTCGGTCAGATCGAGCGAGACCACGATTGGCACATTAAATGAAACCATTTATTTATGGATTGTGCCCGCAAATATTGATGGCACATGGGAGTTTGCGGGTTTGCCTGGCTTAGATAAAACCGCAATTCGGTTTATCCAGAAAAAGCAGTTCTTTGATGGCAGTATTACCTCACAAGGTAAGCGCTCGATTGCATTTGAGGATGGCCGAATTCGGGGGGATGGGATTCGGTTTGATTTTGAGAGCAATGGAAAAAAATATTCGTTTAATGGACAAGTGAATGGATCTCAAATGCGGGGCACTCTCAATGGAGACCCCAAATTAGTCGTTGTTGGCAAGCGACTTTAG
- a CDS encoding MAPEG family protein, with the protein MLLVTSTIAAVLTIIFIKLSFNVISLRRKNKVGLGSGGHEDLERAIRAQGNFAEYVPFGIILIACLELNEAPWWLVLAPGIFLIIGRLIHAKGINTPPPDFSLHVLGMKFTFNTLIALVVLNLCWTLYQLMI; encoded by the coding sequence ATGCTACTAGTAACCTCCACCATTGCTGCTGTTCTGACCATTATCTTTATCAAGCTGTCTTTCAATGTCATTAGTTTGCGAAGAAAGAATAAGGTCGGCTTGGGTAGTGGAGGCCACGAGGACTTGGAGAGGGCAATTCGTGCGCAGGGCAATTTTGCTGAGTATGTCCCTTTCGGAATTATTCTGATTGCCTGTTTGGAATTAAACGAAGCACCGTGGTGGTTAGTTCTTGCGCCAGGAATTTTTCTGATTATTGGACGTTTAATTCATGCCAAGGGTATCAATACTCCGCCTCCAGATTTCAGTTTGCATGTGCTCGGCATGAAATTTACATTCAATACATTAATTGCCCTGGTGGTCTTGAATTTATGTTGGACCCTCTATCAATTGATGATTTAG